The genomic stretch GATCGACAGCAAACGCGAGCAAGCCGCCCAGGCCTTGAAGCTGCAAGGCAGCGAACACGCGCCGACCGTGACCGGGGTGGCCAACTACAACTTCAACCAGAGCGACAACCAGACGGTGCGGCCGAACTGGTTCCTCGGGGTGCTCCTGCACGTGCCGCTGGTGTCACGCGTCGACCGCGGCAAGACGCTGGCAGCGTCGCGACTGGAGCAGCAGCGCGTGGAGGTGACGGCCCAACAGGCGAGCCGCGACATCCCCACGCAGATCGAAAAGCAGTGGCGTGTGATGGACCATGCTCGCATCCAGTTTCTGTCGATGGGCTCGACCGTCGAGCTGGCGCAGGAAGACCTGCGGCTGCAGAGCGCTTCGTTCCAGCAGGGCCAGGCCACATCGGTGGACGTGACCGATGCGCGACTGCAGCTGGCGCGCGCGGAAATCGAGCGCGTCCAGGCCGCCTACGACTACGTCACGGCACTGGCCCAGCTGCTCGAGGCGAGCGGCCAACCGCACCGCCTGACCGAGCTGGCCGCCAAGGCCGACATCGTCGTTTCATCCGACGCCCGCTGACATTGCCACCACCACCACCATGCCAAGCTCCAGATCGAAACGTAGCGCCGTCGCAGCGCTGGTCGCCCTTGCCGTCCTCGGCGTGCTCGCCTGGGGCCTGTGGAAGGCCTTCGCGCCGCAGTCCCTCCCGCTGCAGGGGCAGATCGAGGCACAGGAGGTGCATGTCTCGGCCAAGATCCCCGGGCGGGTCGGACAGCTGCATGTGCAGCTGGGGCAGCAACTCAAAGCCGGGGACCTGGTGTTCGAACTCGACAGCCCCGAGGTGCAGGCCAAGGTCGTACAGGCCCGCGCGGCCCAGGAAGCGGCGCAGGCGGTGGCGGCCAAGGCCGACGCCGGCGCGCGGCCGGAAGAGATCGAGATGGCGCGCTCGAATTGGGAGCGCGCCGGCACCGGCGCCCGACTCGCCCGCACCACCTACCAGCGGGTGCAGGCGATGTACGACGAAGGGGTGCTGGCGCGCCAGAAGCGCGACGAAGCGGAGGCCCAGTGGCGCGCCGCGGAACAACAAGAACAGGCGGCCCGCGCGCAGTACGTGCTGGCGCGCAAGGGCGCACGCCGCGAAGACCAACAGGCCGCAAACGCCCAAGTGCGCCAGGTGGCCGGCGTGGTGACGGAGGCCGAGGTGGGCCTCGCGGAGACCCACATCAAGGCGCCGGTCGGCGGCGAGGTGAGCAAGATCCAGATCCAACCGGGTGAGCTGGCGCCGCAGGGGTTCCCGGTCGTGACCCTGGTCAACCTGTCCGATCTGTGGGCGGTGCTGCAAGTGCGCGAGGACGAGATGGCCGCCTATGCGATGGGGAGCGTGCACAGCGCCGAAGTGCCGGCGTTGAAGACGCGGGTTTCGTTCAAGGTCAGCTCGATCTCGGCGCTGCCCGATTTCGCCACCTGGCGCGCCGCCCGTCCCGGTGGCACGGACCTGCGCACCTTCGAGGTCCGGCTGCGGCCGACCGCCCATGCCGCGGCGCTGCGGCCGGGCATGAGCGTGGTCTTCCCGGCGCTGCTGTGAGGGCAGGTCGGCGGTGACAGCTCCCCCTACCCCGCGGCCCGGGCTGCACGCCGTGGTGCGGCGCGAATGGCGGCGCCTGCGCGGCGACT from Caldimonas brevitalea encodes the following:
- a CDS encoding HlyD family secretion protein, with translation MPSSRSKRSAVAALVALAVLGVLAWGLWKAFAPQSLPLQGQIEAQEVHVSAKIPGRVGQLHVQLGQQLKAGDLVFELDSPEVQAKVVQARAAQEAAQAVAAKADAGARPEEIEMARSNWERAGTGARLARTTYQRVQAMYDEGVLARQKRDEAEAQWRAAEQQEQAARAQYVLARKGARREDQQAANAQVRQVAGVVTEAEVGLAETHIKAPVGGEVSKIQIQPGELAPQGFPVVTLVNLSDLWAVLQVREDEMAAYAMGSVHSAEVPALKTRVSFKVSSISALPDFATWRAARPGGTDLRTFEVRLRPTAHAAALRPGMSVVFPALL